In one Cupriavidus taiwanensis genomic region, the following are encoded:
- a CDS encoding GNAT family N-acetyltransferase: MAAPRIRLAQADDLPRLPEIELAAAALFPEGDVPALLRLVSTPDSALVAAQREGRLWVADHGGEVAGFALASRNGACGYLDEMDVHPDHGRRGIGRALVGTVQGWARASGLQTLNLTTFAHLPWNAPFYASMGFRLLDGRELCPLLSEALAAQRAAGLRQRVAMRQALCASGFVPLSL, encoded by the coding sequence GTGGCCGCCCCGCGCATTCGCCTGGCACAGGCGGATGACCTGCCGCGCCTGCCCGAGATCGAACTGGCGGCGGCGGCGCTGTTTCCGGAGGGCGACGTGCCTGCGCTGCTGCGCCTGGTCAGCACGCCGGACTCGGCGCTGGTCGCGGCGCAGCGCGAAGGGCGGCTGTGGGTGGCCGACCATGGCGGCGAAGTCGCCGGCTTCGCACTGGCCAGCCGCAATGGCGCATGCGGCTATCTCGATGAAATGGACGTGCATCCGGACCATGGCCGGCGCGGCATCGGGCGCGCGCTGGTCGGGACCGTGCAGGGCTGGGCCCGGGCGAGCGGACTGCAGACGCTGAACCTGACCACGTTCGCGCATTTGCCCTGGAATGCGCCGTTCTATGCCTCGATGGGGTTTCGGCTGCTGGACGGCAGGGAGCTTTGCCCGTTGCTGTCAGAGGCGCTGGCAGCACAGCGCGCCGCCGGATTGCGGCAGCGCGTGGCGATGCGGCAGGCTCTCTGCGCCAGTGGTTTTGTTCCCCTCTCCCTTTGA
- a CDS encoding thiazole synthase gives MTFEPSATLRDPFVLYGESFGSRLLLGTARYPSPATLEAAVQASAPAMITVALRRQGAVGDGEGGQAFWQMLKALNVPVLPNTAGCFTAHEVITTAMMAREVFETPWIKLELIGDDYTLQPDTLNLPAVAETLIKEGFKVLPYCTEDLVLCRRLLDVGCQALMPWAAPIGTGRGAVNPHAMRVLRERLPDTPLIVDAGLGLPSHAAQVLEWGYDGVLLNTAVAQAAYPVDMARAFAQAVAAGRTAYLAGPMPEREVAQASTPVVGMPFWHADTEQRA, from the coding sequence ATGACCTTCGAACCTTCCGCAACCCTGCGCGACCCGTTCGTGCTGTATGGCGAGTCGTTCGGCTCGCGCCTGCTGCTGGGCACCGCGCGCTATCCGTCGCCGGCCACGCTTGAAGCGGCCGTGCAGGCATCCGCGCCGGCCATGATCACGGTCGCGCTGCGCCGCCAGGGCGCGGTGGGCGACGGCGAGGGCGGCCAGGCGTTCTGGCAGATGCTCAAGGCGCTGAACGTGCCGGTGCTGCCCAACACCGCCGGCTGCTTTACCGCGCACGAGGTCATCACCACCGCGATGATGGCGCGCGAGGTGTTCGAGACGCCGTGGATCAAGCTCGAGCTGATCGGCGACGACTACACCCTGCAGCCCGACACGCTCAACCTGCCGGCGGTGGCCGAGACCCTGATCAAGGAAGGCTTCAAGGTGCTGCCGTATTGCACCGAAGACCTGGTGCTGTGCCGCCGCCTGCTCGACGTCGGCTGCCAGGCGCTGATGCCTTGGGCCGCGCCGATCGGCACCGGCCGCGGCGCGGTCAACCCGCATGCGATGCGCGTGCTGCGCGAGCGCCTGCCGGATACGCCGCTGATCGTCGATGCCGGCCTGGGCCTGCCGTCGCATGCGGCGCAGGTGCTGGAGTGGGGCTACGACGGCGTGCTGCTCAACACCGCGGTGGCGCAGGCCGCCTACCCGGTCGACATGGCACGCGCGTTCGCCCAGGCCGTGGCCGCGGGCCGCACCGCCTACCTGGCCGGGCCGATGCCCGAGCGCGAAGTGGCGCAGGCCAGCACGCCGGTGGTCGGCATGCCGTTCTGGCACGCAGACACGGAGCAACGCGCATGA
- the ahcY gene encoding adenosylhomocysteinase, translating to MNAVTDLKHDYLVADINLAGWGRKEIAIAETEMPGLMAIRDEFAAAQPLKGARIAGSLHMTIQTAVLIETLQALGADVRWASCNIFSTQDHAAAAIAAGGTPVFAFKGESLKEYWDFTHRIFDWADGGTPNMILDDGGDATLLLHLGARAEKDQSVIANPGSEEETFLFAAIKEKLASDPSWYSRNLAAIRGVTEETTTGVHRLYQMAQKGELRFPAINVNDSVTKSKFDNLYGCRESLVDGIKRATDVMIAGKIAVVAGYGDVGKGSAQALRALSAQVWVTEIDPICALQAAMEGYRVVTMDYAAEHGDIFVTCTGNYHVITHEHMAKMKDQAIVCNIGHFDNEIDIASIEKYEWDEIKPQVDHVKFPDGKKLIILAKGRLVNLGCATGHPSYVMSSSFANQTIAQIELWQERDSGKYPVGVYTLPKHLDEKVARLQLRKLNAQLTELTEQQAAYIGVKKEGPYKADHYRY from the coding sequence ATGAACGCTGTGACCGACCTGAAGCACGACTACCTGGTCGCCGACATCAACCTGGCCGGCTGGGGCCGCAAGGAAATCGCCATTGCAGAGACCGAGATGCCCGGCCTGATGGCGATCCGCGATGAATTCGCCGCCGCGCAGCCGCTCAAGGGCGCGCGCATTGCCGGCTCGCTGCACATGACGATCCAGACCGCGGTGCTGATCGAGACGCTGCAGGCGCTGGGCGCCGACGTGCGCTGGGCCTCGTGCAACATCTTCTCGACCCAGGACCACGCCGCCGCCGCGATCGCCGCGGGCGGCACGCCGGTGTTCGCCTTCAAGGGCGAATCGCTGAAGGAATACTGGGACTTCACGCACCGCATCTTCGACTGGGCCGACGGTGGCACGCCCAACATGATTCTCGACGACGGCGGGGACGCCACGCTGCTGCTGCACCTCGGGGCGCGCGCCGAGAAGGACCAATCGGTGATCGCCAACCCGGGCAGCGAGGAAGAAACCTTCCTGTTCGCCGCGATCAAGGAAAAGCTGGCCAGTGACCCGTCGTGGTACAGCCGCAACCTGGCAGCCATCCGCGGCGTGACCGAGGAAACCACCACCGGGGTGCACCGCCTGTACCAGATGGCGCAGAAGGGCGAGCTGCGCTTCCCCGCGATCAACGTCAACGACTCGGTCACCAAGAGCAAGTTCGACAACCTGTACGGCTGCCGCGAATCGCTGGTCGACGGCATCAAGCGCGCCACCGACGTGATGATCGCCGGCAAGATCGCCGTGGTCGCCGGCTACGGCGACGTGGGCAAGGGCAGCGCGCAGGCGCTGCGCGCGCTGTCGGCGCAGGTGTGGGTCACCGAGATCGACCCGATCTGCGCGCTGCAGGCCGCGATGGAAGGCTACCGCGTGGTCACCATGGACTACGCCGCCGAGCATGGCGATATCTTCGTCACCTGCACCGGCAACTACCACGTCATCACCCATGAGCACATGGCGAAGATGAAGGACCAGGCCATCGTCTGCAATATCGGCCACTTCGACAACGAGATCGACATCGCCTCGATCGAGAAGTACGAGTGGGACGAGATCAAGCCGCAGGTCGACCACGTCAAGTTCCCCGACGGCAAGAAGCTGATCATCCTGGCCAAGGGCCGCCTGGTGAACCTGGGCTGCGCCACCGGCCATCCGTCGTACGTGATGAGCAGCTCGTTCGCCAACCAGACCATCGCCCAGATCGAGCTCTGGCAGGAACGCGACAGCGGCAAGTACCCGGTCGGCGTCTACACGCTGCCCAAGCATCTGGACGAGAAGGTCGCGCGCCTGCAGCTGCGCAAGCTCAACGCGCAGCTGACCGAGCTGACCGAGCAGCAGGCCGCGTACATCGGCGTGAAGAAGGAAGGGCCGTACAAGGCGGATCACTACCGCTATTGA
- a CDS encoding PGDYG domain-containing protein, with product MQRLADIDLRSDPDAAFYLKHEVVEVTFATEAGELVSREGPNRYQPGDALITSATGDRWCVSRDRFDPKYEAIPPLAHGQDGAYRNKPIPVLAREMREAFSIERSAGGDVLHGKPGDWLMQYAPGDYGITERARFEQVYRPLQD from the coding sequence ATGCAGAGGCTTGCCGATATCGATCTGCGCAGCGACCCCGACGCGGCCTTCTACCTCAAGCATGAAGTCGTCGAGGTGACGTTCGCCACCGAGGCTGGCGAGCTGGTCAGCCGCGAAGGCCCCAACCGCTACCAGCCCGGCGATGCGCTGATCACCAGCGCCACCGGCGACCGCTGGTGCGTGTCGCGCGACCGCTTCGACCCCAAGTACGAAGCCATCCCGCCGCTGGCGCATGGACAGGACGGCGCCTATCGCAACAAACCGATCCCGGTGCTGGCGCGCGAGATGCGCGAGGCCTTCAGCATCGAGCGCAGCGCCGGTGGCGACGTGCTGCACGGCAAGCCGGGCGACTGGCTGATGCAATACGCGCCCGGCGACTATGGCATCACCGAGCGCGCCAGATTCGAACAGGTGTACCGGCCGCTGCAGGACTGA
- a CDS encoding phage holin family protein, translating into MRLLVVWIINAVALFVLPYLIPSIHIKSFGSAMLAALVLGLVNTLIRPILVILTLPVTLLTLGLFIFVINALLFLFVGNLLSGFTVGGFWAALLGSILYSVISWLLASLLLGNRDD; encoded by the coding sequence ATGAGACTACTGGTCGTCTGGATCATCAACGCCGTCGCGCTGTTCGTCTTGCCCTACCTCATCCCGTCGATCCACATCAAGAGCTTCGGCTCGGCGATGCTGGCGGCACTGGTGCTGGGCCTGGTCAATACGCTGATCCGTCCGATCCTGGTGATCCTGACCCTGCCGGTGACGCTGCTGACGCTGGGGCTGTTTATCTTCGTCATCAACGCGCTGCTGTTCCTGTTCGTCGGCAACCTGCTGTCGGGCTTTACCGTCGGCGGCTTCTGGGCGGCCTTGCTGGGCTCGATCCTGTACAGCGTGATCTCGTGGCTGCTGGCCAGCCTGCTGCTGGGCAACCGCGACGACTGA
- a CDS encoding thiamine phosphate synthase — translation MTRRPVHAPSDGPLRAAVLEHYGETFGIDDKPWQAWRLEDAPAQPGAHDVLLSDGEAAEEVITRVAASGATLIETDREGGQWIDTVRSPMGTWVFSVAADSDQPHSAAFVAVLLASLSLHFPAHDALALARAWAPGSADWPSDFARFPHVRHAALVTPEQAVEPFAPCPPLGLYVVVPSAGWIERLAPLNVPTVQLRFKSDDPAAVRAEIARAARAMQGSSSRLFINDHWQAVIDYHAANGAQSGIYGIHLGQEDLDDADLDAIRASGLRLGVSTHGYAEMLRVAAIRPSYLALGAIFPTTTKVMPTQPQGMGRFRAYAKLMQPVIPSLVGIGGVNATNMREVLAVGVGSAAVVRAVTEADDVPAAVARLVSLFPAG, via the coding sequence ATGACCCGCCGCCCCGTCCATGCCCCCAGCGACGGTCCGTTGCGCGCGGCAGTGCTGGAACACTATGGCGAGACCTTCGGCATCGACGACAAGCCGTGGCAGGCCTGGCGCCTGGAAGACGCGCCCGCGCAGCCCGGCGCGCACGATGTGCTGCTGTCCGACGGCGAAGCCGCCGAGGAAGTCATCACACGCGTCGCGGCCAGCGGCGCCACGCTGATCGAGACCGACCGCGAAGGCGGCCAGTGGATCGACACGGTGCGCTCGCCGATGGGCACCTGGGTGTTCTCGGTTGCCGCGGACAGTGACCAGCCGCATTCGGCCGCGTTCGTCGCGGTGCTGCTGGCGAGCCTGTCGCTGCATTTCCCCGCGCATGACGCGTTGGCGCTGGCGCGCGCCTGGGCGCCGGGCTCGGCCGACTGGCCATCGGATTTCGCGCGTTTCCCGCACGTGCGCCATGCCGCGCTGGTGACGCCGGAGCAGGCCGTAGAGCCGTTTGCGCCGTGCCCCCCCCTGGGCCTGTATGTGGTGGTGCCGAGCGCCGGATGGATCGAGCGCCTGGCCCCGTTGAACGTGCCGACGGTGCAACTGCGCTTCAAGTCCGACGATCCCGCCGCGGTGCGCGCCGAGATCGCGCGCGCGGCCAGGGCCATGCAGGGCTCGTCGTCGCGCCTGTTCATCAACGACCACTGGCAGGCGGTGATCGACTACCACGCCGCCAACGGCGCGCAAAGCGGCATCTACGGCATCCACCTCGGCCAGGAAGACCTCGACGACGCCGACCTCGATGCGATCCGCGCGTCCGGCCTGCGGCTGGGCGTTTCCACGCACGGTTACGCCGAGATGCTGCGCGTCGCGGCGATCCGCCCGAGCTACCTGGCGCTGGGCGCGATCTTCCCGACCACGACCAAGGTGATGCCGACGCAGCCGCAAGGCATGGGCCGCTTCCGTGCGTACGCAAAGCTGATGCAGCCGGTGATCCCGTCGCTGGTCGGCATCGGCGGCGTCAATGCGACGAATATGCGCGAAGTGCTCGCCGTGGGTGTTGGCAGCGCCGCCGTGGTGCGCGCCGTCACCGAGGCCGACGACGTGCCGGCCGCGGTGGCCCGCCTGGTCAGCCTGTTCCCGGCCGGCTGA
- a CDS encoding TfoX/Sxy family protein: MATCRADPFIEHLLELMGPLAARIGPVTAKRMFGGHGLFYDGLMFALVSGGTCYLKADDATRGKFDAEGSAPFRYHSARREVTMRHYLSLPPAALESPAAMTPWARLAVEAALRLGNA; encoded by the coding sequence ATGGCCACGTGCCGCGCCGATCCCTTCATCGAACACCTGCTCGAGCTGATGGGGCCGCTGGCGGCGCGTATCGGCCCGGTCACCGCGAAACGCATGTTCGGGGGCCACGGGCTGTTCTATGACGGGCTGATGTTCGCGCTGGTGTCGGGCGGCACCTGCTACCTGAAGGCGGATGACGCCACGCGCGGCAAGTTCGACGCCGAGGGCAGCGCGCCTTTCCGCTACCACTCGGCCAGGCGCGAGGTCACCATGCGGCACTACCTCAGCCTGCCGCCCGCCGCGCTGGAATCGCCGGCGGCAATGACGCCGTGGGCCAGGCTCGCGGTCGAGGCGGCGCTGCGGCTCGGGAACGCTTGA
- a CDS encoding Mut7-C RNAse domain-containing protein: protein MVTATFRFYEELNDFLAPDQRRRDLSCVCARAATVKHMIEALGVPHTEVELVLVNGESCGFERQLRDGDRVSVYPKFERIDVSPLLRVREQPLRVMRFVADAHLGGLAHLLRMTGFDTLYDNHFEDSEIERIAVDEGRIVLTRDRELLKRRGITHGCYVRALKSRQQVREIFARLDLARSARPFSLCLDCNAPLRALDAAGAAGRVPDGVLARHRSFVTCDRCRRVFWEGSHWRCMRALVDELVQDAGTAAG from the coding sequence ATGGTCACCGCCACCTTCCGCTTCTACGAGGAACTGAACGACTTCCTCGCGCCGGACCAGCGCCGGCGCGACCTGTCGTGCGTGTGCGCGCGCGCCGCCACGGTCAAGCACATGATCGAGGCGCTGGGGGTGCCGCATACCGAGGTCGAGCTGGTCCTGGTCAACGGCGAGTCCTGCGGCTTCGAGCGGCAGCTGCGTGACGGCGACCGGGTCTCGGTCTATCCCAAGTTCGAACGGATCGACGTGTCGCCGCTGCTTCGGGTACGCGAGCAGCCGCTGCGGGTGATGCGCTTTGTCGCCGACGCCCACCTCGGCGGGCTGGCGCATCTGCTGCGCATGACCGGCTTCGACACGCTCTACGATAACCATTTCGAAGACAGCGAGATCGAGCGCATTGCGGTCGACGAGGGCCGCATCGTGCTGACGCGCGACCGGGAGCTGCTCAAGCGCCGCGGCATCACGCACGGCTGCTATGTGCGCGCGCTCAAGTCGCGCCAGCAGGTGCGAGAGATCTTCGCGCGGCTGGACCTGGCGCGCAGCGCCCGTCCGTTTTCGCTGTGCCTGGACTGCAATGCGCCGCTGCGCGCGCTGGACGCGGCCGGCGCCGCCGGCCGCGTGCCGGACGGCGTGCTGGCGCGCCATCGCAGCTTCGTCACCTGCGACCGCTGCCGGCGGGTGTTCTGGGAAGGCTCGCACTGGCGCTGCATGCGCGCGCTGGTCGATGAGCTGGTGCAGGACGCCGGGACCGCTGCGGGCTAG
- a CDS encoding 5-formyltetrahydrofolate cyclo-ligase, producing the protein MSSIPATTSASPPSGADRRALRAQLLAQRAALPARAAADARIAAALSELLAGLAVRCLGFYWPIQQEFDARPAVAQWLAAVPGRHAALPSVSRPGTPLDFHLWTPDAPMATGHYGIPVPDGTEAAMPDALIIPCVGFSPDKFRLGYGGGFYDRTLAALVPRPLAIGIGYDACRIALPAQPHDIAMDWIVTEAGAF; encoded by the coding sequence ATGTCTTCCATTCCCGCGACTACCTCCGCTTCCCCCCCCTCCGGCGCCGATCGCCGCGCGCTGCGCGCGCAGCTGCTGGCGCAGCGCGCCGCCCTGCCCGCACGCGCCGCCGCCGATGCCCGCATCGCCGCCGCGCTGTCTGAACTGCTGGCGGGCCTGGCAGTGCGCTGCCTGGGCTTCTACTGGCCGATCCAGCAGGAGTTCGACGCGCGCCCCGCGGTGGCGCAGTGGCTCGCCGCCGTGCCCGGCCGCCATGCCGCGCTGCCCTCGGTCAGCCGCCCCGGCACGCCGCTCGATTTCCACCTGTGGACGCCGGATGCGCCCATGGCCACCGGCCACTACGGCATCCCGGTGCCGGACGGCACCGAGGCCGCGATGCCGGATGCGCTGATCATTCCCTGTGTCGGTTTCAGCCCGGACAAGTTCCGCCTGGGCTACGGCGGTGGCTTCTACGACCGTACCCTGGCGGCGCTGGTGCCGCGGCCGCTCGCCATCGGCATCGGCTACGACGCCTGCCGTATTGCGCTGCCGGCGCAGCCGCACGACATCGCCATGGACTGGATCGTGACGGAAGCGGGCGCGTTCTAG
- the metF gene encoding methylenetetrahydrofolate reductase [NAD(P)H], translating into MQDRYFSFEFFPPKTAEGTEKLRNTRAQLAPLKPKYISVTFGAGGTTQQGTLDAVLEIQREGIEAAPHLSCVGSSRESIRAILQQYRDGGIRHIVALRGDMPSGMGEIGEFRYANELVEFIRAETGDWFNIEVAAYPEYHPQAKSPRHDLDNFVRKVRAGADSAITQYFYNADAYFRFVDDVRALGVEVPIVPGIMPITNYSQLMRFSEMCGAEVPRWVAKRLESFGDDRESIRAFGLDVVTALCERLLAAGVPGLHFYTLNAAGATKAIWQRLKL; encoded by the coding sequence ATGCAAGACCGCTACTTCAGCTTTGAATTCTTCCCGCCCAAGACGGCGGAGGGCACGGAGAAGCTGCGCAACACGCGTGCGCAGCTGGCACCGCTCAAGCCCAAGTACATCTCGGTGACGTTCGGCGCCGGCGGCACCACGCAGCAGGGCACGCTCGACGCCGTGCTGGAAATCCAGCGCGAAGGCATCGAGGCCGCGCCGCACCTGTCGTGCGTGGGCTCGTCGCGCGAGAGCATCCGCGCGATCCTGCAGCAGTACCGCGACGGCGGCATCCGCCATATCGTCGCGCTGCGCGGTGACATGCCGTCGGGCATGGGCGAGATCGGCGAGTTCCGCTACGCCAACGAACTGGTCGAGTTCATCCGCGCCGAGACCGGCGACTGGTTCAATATCGAAGTCGCCGCCTACCCCGAGTATCACCCGCAGGCGAAGTCGCCGCGCCATGACCTCGACAACTTCGTGCGCAAGGTCAGGGCCGGTGCCGACTCGGCGATCACGCAATACTTCTACAACGCCGACGCGTACTTCCGCTTTGTCGACGACGTGCGCGCGCTGGGCGTGGAGGTGCCGATCGTGCCGGGCATCATGCCGATCACCAACTACTCGCAGCTGATGCGCTTTTCCGAGATGTGCGGCGCCGAAGTGCCGCGCTGGGTGGCCAAGCGGCTGGAAAGCTTTGGCGACGACCGGGAATCGATCCGCGCCTTCGGGCTGGACGTGGTCACCGCGCTGTGCGAGCGCCTGCTGGCGGCTGGCGTGCCGGGCCTGCACTTCTACACGCTCAACGCGGCCGGCGCGACCAAGGCGATCTGGCAGCGGCTGAAGCTGTAA
- a CDS encoding PaaI family thioesterase: MSTQLPAIVPAAPGTPEKPYFGIDVPLMRYFGLQPELIEEGYCRTRLPAHPQLVNSRGDVHGGTLMATLDFTLSGAARSHAPTETGVITIDMSTHFLAAARGELTLEARCLRRGARIAFCEGEVKDAAGTVVCVARAAFKLVPLSSGGN, translated from the coding sequence ATGTCGACCCAGCTCCCCGCAATCGTCCCCGCCGCGCCCGGCACGCCTGAAAAGCCCTATTTCGGCATCGACGTGCCGCTGATGCGTTATTTCGGCCTGCAGCCGGAGTTGATCGAAGAGGGCTACTGCCGCACGCGGCTGCCGGCGCACCCGCAACTGGTGAACAGCCGCGGCGACGTGCACGGCGGCACGCTGATGGCGACGCTGGACTTCACGCTGAGCGGCGCGGCGCGCTCGCACGCGCCCACGGAAACCGGCGTGATCACCATCGACATGTCGACCCACTTCCTGGCCGCCGCGCGCGGCGAGCTGACGCTGGAAGCGCGCTGCCTGCGCCGCGGCGCGCGCATCGCCTTCTGCGAAGGCGAGGTGAAGGACGCGGCCGGCACCGTGGTGTGCGTGGCGCGGGCCGCGTTCAAGCTGGTGCCGCTGTCCAGCGGCGGCAACTGA
- the thiD gene encoding bifunctional hydroxymethylpyrimidine kinase/phosphomethylpyrimidine kinase, which yields MIPTPPRTLTIAGSDSGGGAGIQADLKTFSALGCFGMSAITAITAQNTLGVTGVHAIPADMVAAQIDAVAGDIGVDAAKTGMLGTAAIVEAVAAAADRHGIRKLVVDPVMISTSGATLSDDATTQAMVRLLFPRALLVTPNLPEASYLLGRKIARRADMEQAAADLIAMGCPAVLLKGGHLEDDGAAGIAGGLDDLLMLKDGTVRVFTHPRVETRNLHGTGCTLAAAIASQLARGDALEDAAGKALDYVAQAIAAGAGLRLGSGNGPLNHAFAPRALG from the coding sequence ATGATTCCAACGCCACCCCGCACCCTGACCATCGCCGGCTCCGACTCCGGCGGCGGCGCCGGCATCCAGGCCGACCTGAAGACCTTTTCCGCGCTGGGCTGCTTCGGCATGAGCGCGATCACCGCGATCACCGCGCAGAACACGCTGGGCGTGACCGGCGTGCATGCGATCCCGGCCGACATGGTGGCCGCGCAGATCGACGCGGTCGCCGGCGATATCGGCGTGGACGCGGCCAAGACCGGCATGCTGGGCACCGCCGCCATCGTCGAGGCCGTGGCCGCGGCGGCGGACCGGCATGGCATCCGCAAGCTGGTGGTGGATCCGGTGATGATCTCGACCTCCGGCGCGACGCTGTCGGACGACGCCACCACGCAGGCCATGGTGCGGCTGCTGTTCCCGCGCGCGCTGCTGGTCACGCCCAACCTGCCGGAAGCCTCCTACCTGCTGGGCCGCAAGATCGCGCGCCGCGCCGACATGGAGCAGGCCGCCGCCGACCTGATCGCGATGGGCTGCCCGGCGGTGCTGCTCAAGGGCGGCCACCTCGAAGACGATGGCGCGGCAGGCATCGCCGGCGGGCTGGACGATCTGCTGATGCTCAAGGACGGCACCGTGCGCGTGTTCACGCACCCGCGCGTCGAAACCCGCAATTTGCACGGCACCGGCTGCACGCTGGCGGCGGCAATCGCCTCGCAACTGGCGCGTGGCGATGCGCTGGAAGATGCGGCGGGCAAGGCCCTGGATTATGTGGCGCAGGCCATTGCGGCCGGCGCGGGATTGCGGCTGGGCAGCGGTAATGGCCCGCTGAACCACGCTTTCGCGCCGCGTGCGCTGGGTTGA
- the thiS gene encoding sulfur carrier protein ThiS: MDILLNGRPLALAEPATLADAVSAAQIAPPFAAAVNGQFVPRAAHANTPLAAGDRIDLVQPVTGG; this comes from the coding sequence ATGGATATCCTGCTCAACGGCCGACCGCTTGCCCTTGCCGAACCCGCCACGCTGGCGGACGCGGTGAGCGCGGCGCAGATCGCGCCCCCCTTTGCCGCGGCGGTCAACGGCCAGTTCGTGCCGCGCGCCGCGCACGCCAACACCCCTCTTGCGGCCGGCGACCGCATCGACCTCGTGCAACCCGTGACGGGAGGCTGA